From a single Fusarium fujikuroi IMI 58289 draft genome, chromosome FFUJ_chr03 genomic region:
- a CDS encoding related to BCS1 protein precursor produces the protein MATNTTSTSTKTILALGSVSSLVESLFPGGTSLPSVAFLLYLTPYLFQAVGGAAKSQFISSVEIKAHDEIFNYVMSWVARHKLSRNNHRLLASSTLDHEPFSLIPSPSNQSDADDDVDDVDPTASLDELRSKISLYNARPLHWTPSVGTHFFMHENRLISFTRSVESQESSPFSRRPEKIELSCLGRNADVLKRIIYNARIEYLEKQRGRTSIYRAVKSFGDELSWTKCMSKPTRPMSTIALDEAIKQSLIKDLSRYLNPRTKNWYATRGIPYRRGYLFSGPPGTGKTSLTLAAAGLMGLNIYMISLSSPNLSEDSLATLFRDLPRTCLVLLEDIDAAGLTNKRKKQETQTNNGPPKPMREPISLSGLLNVIDGVGAQEGRVLVMTSNHTENIDPALLRPGRVDFSVEFGLASSETITQLFRLMYGTSHDEVGSIEQATEPSEKSVDTTKSVAALAEEFTKLVPSLVFSPAAIQGYLLMHEDPIGAVDAARKWVEEQQRLMEKAKNDVIEAESEGEKKESLVNGTEKAKEDEK, from the coding sequence atggccacCAACACCACATCCACCAGCACAAAGACCATCCTCGCCCTAGGCTCAGTCAGCAGCCTAGTAGAATCCCTCTTCCCCGGCGGCACAAGCCTCCCGTCTGTCGCATTCCTCCTCTACCTCACACCCTATCTCTTCCAAGCTGTTGGCGGCGCCGCAAAGTCGCAGTTCATCTCGAGTGTCGAGATCAAAGCGCACGATGAGATTTTTAATTATGTCATGAGCTGGGTTGCCAGGCATAAGCTCTCGCGCAATAACCATCGCCTTCTTGCGTCGAGCACCCTGGACCATGAGCCCTTTTCGCTGATCCCCTCACCGAGTAATCAGAGCGAtgcggatgatgatgttgatgatgttgacccGACTGCGAGTCTTGATGAATTGAGGTCCAAGATCTCACTGTACAATGCGAGACCTTTGCATTGGACTCCCTCTGTGGGCACGCATTTCTTCATGCATGAGAATCGTCTCATCTCCTTCACAAGATCTGTCGAAAGCCAGGAATCATCGCCGTTCTCGCGACGCCCGGAGAAGATTGAGCTTTCGTGCCTCGGTCGGAATGCAGATGTGCTCAAGCGCATCATCTACAATGCGCGCATCGAATACCTCGAGAAACAACGAGGCCGCACGAGCATTTATCGGGCTGTCAAGTCATTTGGCGACGAACTCTCTTGGACAAAGTGTATGTCCAAGCCAACCCGGCCCATGTCGACTATTGCGCTCgacgaggccatcaagcAGAGCCTCATCAAGGATCTTTCGCGATACTTGAACCCTCGTACTAAGAATTGGTACGCCACGAGGGGTATTCCCTACCGACGAGGCTACCTCTTCTCAGGCCCGCCTGGTACAGGAAAGACCAGTTTGAcgcttgctgctgctgggctGATGGGTCTGAACATCTACATGATCAGTCTCAGCTCGCCCAATCTCTCGGAGGACAGTCTCGCAACGCTCTTCCGGGATTTGCCTCGGACCTGTCTTGTTTTGTTGGAGGATATCGATGCAGCGGGTCTGACCAACAAGCGCAAGAAGCAGGAGACCCAAACGAATAACGGGCCGCCGAAACCCATGCGTGAACCCATCTCTTTATCAGGCTTACTCAACGTTATTGACGGTGTAGGTGCACAGGAGGGTCGcgtcttggtgatgacatcCAATCACACCGAAAATATCGACCCTGCCCTGTTGCGCCCTGGAAGAGTCGACTTCTCTGTTGAATTCGGTCTCGCTTCGTCTGAAACGATCACCCAGCTGTTTAGGCTGATGTACGGAACCTCCCACGACGAGGTTGGGTCAATTGAACAAGCCACGGAACCTTCGGAAAAGTCTGTGGACACAACAAAGTCCGTAGCTGCGTTGGCGGAGGAATTCACAAAGCTAGTTCCCTCGCTGGTGTTTAGTCCGGCGGCCATCCAGGGGTATTTACTCATGCACGAGGATCCGATTGgggctgttgatgctgccaGGAAGTGGGTTGAGGAGCAACAAAGGCTAATGGAGAAGGCTAAGAATGATGTTATTGAGGCTGAGAgtgagggagagaagaaggagagtcTTGTGAATGGTACAGAGAAGGCCAAAGAAGACGAGAAATAA